The following is a genomic window from Paenibacillus sp. FSL R5-0766.
TCGATATCGTATCCACCATCCGCGTATTCTACGGCCGAAATCCGCAAAATCAGTGGCATATCTGCTGGCATTTCTTTTTTCACTGCCCGAATGACTTCTACGCCAAAACGGGACAGATCCTGCCCATATACATCCTCACGATGGTTCATCAGCGGGGAATGGAACTGGTGGATCAGGTATCCATGTGCACCGTGCAGCTCAATGGTATCTACTCCAGCCTGTACTGCGCGGCGAACACCGTCTGCGAACTTCTGCACCATGGCTTCTACCTCTTCCGTACTTAACGCACGAGGCTCCTTGTACTTTTCTCCCGGGAATGTAACTACCGATGGGGCAACCGGCTGCGGAGCATCCTCTGCTTTTCGTCCCGCATGTGCGATCTGAATAGCTACTTTGGAGCCGTAGGCATGGATTCCGTCTACAAGTTTGGTGAAGGCAGGCACATGCTCATCTGACCATATACCCAAGTCATTATCGGTAATACGTCCATCCGGATCTACATCGGTCATCTCAATTACAATCAGTCCTGTTCCTCCAACCGCACGGCTCACATAGTGAACCTGATGCCAATCGTTCGGAATGCCGTCCTTCGCCGTCACGGAATATTGGCACATCGGTGCCATGACGACACGGTTATTTAATTGCAGACTCTTGAATTGATAAGGGGAAAATAATTGTTCAGTCATTGATGTTACATCTCCTGTTCCATGATCATGATATATATGAAGCCTTACTTATTTGTCTAAGTCCGAAAACAGTTTTCCGTTCTTGCCGTAATTGTCCTTCTCCAAATCCTCAATGAAGATAAAGACTTTACTCGGATCAACATCCAGTGTCTCACAAGCCACCTGAGTCATACGTTCAATCAACTGACGTTTCTGCTCAACCGACTTGCCTTCCAGTACCTTAACCGTGATAAATGGCATGTCTAGAACTCATCCTTTCTTCATCATTTATTATGAACCTCAGTTATAGAAATACAAGTACGTACATTTTTGTGACCTAGTACCCTTTTTGATACCTAGAAATCCTCATATTTCGGATCTGCCCCATTCTGGAAATGACTGCAAAACATGATATGATAACCGTAGAGGACCACAATAATTACTATACCCATTTTACATAAGTTGTGACTAACGGTTACACGATAACGGAGAGGGCAGAAATAACCTGTAGAAGCGGAGCTAAAAGCTTTCTGAAAGAAAGCTACTTCGAAAGCATACACTTCGCCTAAAAGTTTTCTGAAAGAAAGCTGCATCGAAAGCATATGCTATCCTCAGATTTTCACCTTTGTAAAAGTGGATCAAAAAATCTGGGGATAACAGCGATCAGAAGGTTATTCTGTCATCGGAGTGGATCAGTGTAAAACAAGTAGCTCAACTTATATACTACTCAAGCTAGGGAGCGATAATAGATGAAAGATATTTTAATTCAAAGACTGAGTACTTATGTTCAGATGGATACCCAATCCGATGAAAATAGCGAGACATGCCCTTCCACACCCGGCCAACTGGCCTTGGGCAAACTGCTCGTTGAAGAGTGTACTTCCATTGGTCTGCAAGATGTGACGATGGATGAGAACGGTTATGTCATGGCTACATTGCCATCCAATACCGACAAGGATGTTCCTGTAATTGGTTTCCTGGCTCACCTCGATACAGCGACCGACTTTACTGGCAAAAATGTCAAACCACAGGTTATCGATAACTATGATGGTGCTGACATTGTGCTGAACTCGGAACTGGATGTCGTACTGTCCAACAAGGATTTCCCGGAACTACACGAGTATAAAGGCCACACCCTGATCACAACCGATGGTACAACGTTGCTTGGTGCAGATAATAAGGCAGGCATTGCCGAGATCATGACGGCGATGGCCTATCTGATTGAACACCCGGAAGTGAAACACGGTAAGATTCGGGTTGCTTTTACCCCGGATGAAGAGATTGGCCGTGGACCGCACAAGTTCGATGTAGCTGCTTTTGGAGCCAAATATGCGTACACAGTTGATGGCGGACCGCTTGGTGAGCTGGAATACGAGAGCTTTAACGCAGCTGCCGCCAAAATTACCGTACGAGGCACCAATGTGCATCCCGGAACAGCGAAGGATAAGATGGTGAACTCTCTGAAAATTGCAATGGAATTGAATCGACGCCTGCCTGTGGAGGAAGCTCCTGAATTCACAGACGGTTATGATGGTTTCTATCATCTGTTGTCTCTGGAGGGTGACGTTGAGCTGACGAAAATGAGCTACATCATCCGTGATTTCGACCGGGAGAAGTTTGAAGAGCGCAAAACAAATCTGCTCCATATCGCAAACGAACTGAAGACCAAGTATGGAGAGAAAAGCATCACAGTTGAATTGAATGACCAGTACTATAACATGCGTGAGAAAATTGAACCCGTACGCCAGATCGTCGACATTGCCCATGAAGCCATGACCCGACTGGACATCGAACCTGTTATTCGCCCCATCCGGGGAGGAACAGACGGTTCCCAGCTATCCTATATGGGCATGCCAACACCAAATATCTTCACTGGTGGTGAGAACTACCACGGCAAATTCGAGTATGTATCGGTAGACAATATGGTGAAAGCAACCCGTGTCATTGTAGAGATCGCTCAATTGTTCGAACAACACGGAGATATCTAATCCACTTGAAGTGCAGAGCAAAAAGAGCACCCCTTGGTATATTCGGGAGGGTGCTCTTTGTTGTGCCGTATTGTATTTTATTGTGTCGCGTTATGTCGCTTAGATATGCAGGCTTGGTCTTTATTTTAAAATCCCATCACTCATATATATTGCCTCCTGCGATGACACGCAACTGTTCCAGATCACAGATCACTAGCTTCCGCTGCACTTTGCGAATAATATCTCGATTACACAGATCTTGAACAACTCTATTAAGATGTCTATAGCTGGTGCCCAGCATATCGGCCAGTTCGGTGAGCTTGGAGGTCTGGATCTCTTCCGAAGAAGACTCGTCCTGGCCCATGGTGGACAACAGATAGCTGGCAAATCGGCTCTCGACCGGATATAACATATTCAGACTCGACAGGTTGGAAAAGGTATACAATTTGTGCGTAACTTGACTCAGCATAAAGTGGAGAAACTTAGGGTTCTCTGCATACGTATTCTGGAGAGCGCGATAGCTGATACCCAGCAGCAGGCTTTTGCTCACAGACTCTACCGTATTCATAGCCTCCTTGCCATTTACCAGTTCCAAATCTCCCACAAGCGCAAGGGGTGTACTGAAACGAAGTAACAGAGACTTGCCGTTAGGCAGGGTGGTATAGATCTTGAGCTTGCCCTGCACGAGAAAATATAACCGCTCAGGTCGTTCACCTTTGGCACATATCATCTCGCCCTTTGCAGCCTCAAGTAGTCGCAACTCAGCGAGCGCAGGCTCGTCCAGCACCTGATCCAACCCATTCTCACGGGCGAGTTGCCGCACAAGTCCAAAGTCCATAATTTCTTTCATTCCGACTTCCCCTCCGTTGTCGAATATAACGCATGCAAAAGGACATATGTCCCATAATTGATGTACATTCGTACAAATATCTTGATATAAAAATAGTTACAGCTAACACTTATATCCAGTAAATCATTTCAAATGGGAAATATTTTAAAATTTAATCATAAAATGTTCATTCTTTCATGCAAAATGCCGTTCACGAATAGCCATTTCCGTCCGATGAAAGATAGAGCATTCCATAGATCGTTAAAAATAATACATTCAAATATTGAAAGGATGGTCCTCTTCCATGAACGTTGTAGATGCCCTGCTTAAAGTAATGCCTTATATCAGCCTGATCCTTAGAGAACCAGCTAGTTTAACTGTATATGATCACGAAAAGGTGTTAGAGGTTATTACCACTGACAAGTTTGACCTTGGTTTTGAAAAAGGAATGCCACTCTTGGAGTCGTATCAAAACTTTTCCATCTTAAAAAACGGAAGAGAAGCTACCCTCGCTACTCTCTCCAAGGACGTTTATGGTATCGAACTGGATATTTTGAACATTCCGATCTTTGATGATCACCAGAAAGTTGTTGCTGTTTTCTGTGTATCTTACGACCAATCTAACCAGAACCAACTTGAGGATATTATACAAGAAAATCAAACCATCAATGGTAACCTCGTTGATATGGTGCAGCATGTCGCTGCTCATGCCGAAGAATTGCAAGC
Proteins encoded in this region:
- a CDS encoding 2-hydroxymuconate tautomerase family protein; the protein is MPFITVKVLEGKSVEQKRQLIERMTQVACETLDVDPSKVFIFIEDLEKDNYGKNGKLFSDLDK
- a CDS encoding methyl-accepting chemotaxis protein produces the protein MNVVDALLKVMPYISLILREPASLTVYDHEKVLEVITTDKFDLGFEKGMPLLESYQNFSILKNGREATLATLSKDVYGIELDILNIPIFDDHQKVVAVFCVSYDQSNQNQLEDIIQENQTINGNLVDMVQHVAAHAEELQATSEQILQNTRLAVQNSSQINKVAGFIREISEQTNLLGLNAAIEAARVGEAGAGFGVVASEVRKLSVDAKQATSDIDTSLRDVQQVIKQMEVEVSQIAASSQEQATLVSSFTDVIEQLNETGERMKVLSEQLISYSVKK
- a CDS encoding cyclic nucleotide-binding domain-containing protein, encoding MKEIMDFGLVRQLARENGLDQVLDEPALAELRLLEAAKGEMICAKGERPERLYFLVQGKLKIYTTLPNGKSLLLRFSTPLALVGDLELVNGKEAMNTVESVSKSLLLGISYRALQNTYAENPKFLHFMLSQVTHKLYTFSNLSSLNMLYPVESRFASYLLSTMGQDESSSEEIQTSKLTELADMLGTSYRHLNRVVQDLCNRDIIRKVQRKLVICDLEQLRVIAGGNIYE
- the pepT gene encoding peptidase T, encoding MKDILIQRLSTYVQMDTQSDENSETCPSTPGQLALGKLLVEECTSIGLQDVTMDENGYVMATLPSNTDKDVPVIGFLAHLDTATDFTGKNVKPQVIDNYDGADIVLNSELDVVLSNKDFPELHEYKGHTLITTDGTTLLGADNKAGIAEIMTAMAYLIEHPEVKHGKIRVAFTPDEEIGRGPHKFDVAAFGAKYAYTVDGGPLGELEYESFNAAAAKITVRGTNVHPGTAKDKMVNSLKIAMELNRRLPVEEAPEFTDGYDGFYHLLSLEGDVELTKMSYIIRDFDREKFEERKTNLLHIANELKTKYGEKSITVELNDQYYNMREKIEPVRQIVDIAHEAMTRLDIEPVIRPIRGGTDGSQLSYMGMPTPNIFTGGENYHGKFEYVSVDNMVKATRVIVEIAQLFEQHGDI
- a CDS encoding NADH:flavin oxidoreductase/NADH oxidase; amino-acid sequence: MTEQLFSPYQFKSLQLNNRVVMAPMCQYSVTAKDGIPNDWHQVHYVSRAVGGTGLIVIEMTDVDPDGRITDNDLGIWSDEHVPAFTKLVDGIHAYGSKVAIQIAHAGRKAEDAPQPVAPSVVTFPGEKYKEPRALSTEEVEAMVQKFADGVRRAVQAGVDTIELHGAHGYLIHQFHSPLMNHREDVYGQDLSRFGVEVIRAVKKEMPADMPLILRISAVEYADGGYDIDHTINIARAYQDAGVDMFHISSGGEGPAGQRKPGNYPGYQVPFARRFREELNVPVIAVGMLEDAALAQAVIGNGDADLVAVGRGMLRDPYWANHAALELGVSKEQAAIAEQYSRGY